In Desulfuromonadales bacterium, the following are encoded in one genomic region:
- a CDS encoding Glu/Leu/Phe/Val dehydrogenase, which produces MTTKDDIFDTWADELGPAKTVHLYDPQTGMKGIVVIDNVACGPAIGGVRLASDIGTSEIFRLARAMTLKNAAAGLPHGGGKSGILADPHHADKETLLRAFARSIRDLVDYIPGPDMGTDERCMGWIYEEIGRCIGRPRSLGGIPLDEIGATGYGLAQVAGLALPFAGIMIADATLAIQGFGNVGRHAARFLADMGIRLVAASDSSGAIYRQEGLDVTELARIKEEKGTVLAYPDARRLKGPELVELPCDLLIPAARPDVITVANVHRVKARIIIEGANIPVTEEAERMLHERGVLCIPDFIANAGGVICAAVEYSGGDERQAMITIKEKLTSNTRKLLEVVTEENLYPREAAMQMARRRLREAMALRH; this is translated from the coding sequence ATGACGACCAAAGATGACATATTCGACACCTGGGCTGACGAGCTGGGACCGGCCAAAACGGTCCATCTCTACGATCCGCAAACCGGGATGAAAGGGATCGTCGTCATCGACAATGTCGCCTGCGGACCGGCTATCGGCGGGGTTCGGCTGGCGTCGGACATCGGTACGAGCGAGATTTTCCGCCTGGCGAGGGCGATGACCCTCAAGAATGCGGCGGCCGGACTCCCGCATGGCGGCGGCAAATCCGGGATCCTGGCCGATCCGCACCATGCCGACAAGGAAACCTTGCTGCGCGCCTTTGCCCGCAGCATCCGCGATCTGGTCGACTACATTCCCGGGCCGGACATGGGTACGGACGAACGCTGCATGGGCTGGATTTACGAAGAGATCGGCCGTTGCATCGGCCGCCCCCGTAGCCTTGGCGGCATTCCCCTCGACGAGATCGGTGCCACGGGCTACGGGCTCGCCCAGGTGGCCGGACTCGCCCTCCCCTTCGCCGGCATTATGATTGCGGACGCCACCCTGGCGATACAGGGATTCGGCAACGTCGGCCGGCATGCGGCCCGTTTTCTCGCCGACATGGGCATCCGACTGGTGGCGGCCAGCGATTCTTCCGGCGCCATATACCGGCAGGAAGGGCTTGACGTGACGGAGCTGGCCCGCATAAAAGAAGAAAAAGGGACGGTTCTTGCCTATCCGGATGCTCGGCGACTCAAGGGGCCAGAGCTCGTCGAACTCCCCTGCGACCTGCTGATCCCGGCCGCAAGACCGGACGTAATCACGGTTGCCAACGTCCATCGGGTAAAGGCTCGCATCATTATCGAAGGTGCCAATATCCCGGTAACCGAAGAGGCCGAGCGCATGCTGCACGAGCGGGGGGTCCTCTGCATCCCGGATTTCATCGCCAATGCTGGGGGAGTCATCTGCGCCGCTGTCGAATACAGCGGCGGGGACGAACGACAGGCGATGATAACCATCAAGGAAAAGTTGACGAGCAATACCCGCAAGCTCCTTGAGGTCGTGACCGAAGAAAACCTTTATCCCCGGGAGGCGGCCATGCAGATGGCTCGTCGCCGACTGCGGGAGGCAATGGCGTTGCGCCATTAA
- a CDS encoding RluA family pseudouridine synthase has product MPRTTYRFTPNAEDAGMRLDQFVAGRSADLSRTLVRKLVDLGGVHIGGRRTRRCSYPVQAGEIVEIYVDGLPLEPYQVEAAAVVYRDSYLIGVDKPAGVETQPTPARFKGTLYAALLDYLHDPFRPQQAPELGMVQRLDRDTSGVMVFSIHPRAHRGLTEAFAGRQARKRYLALVAGRMTAPEGEFRSMLARSRATNKVKSVERGGKEAVTIYRVLEEFAAATLVEVEIVTGRSHQIRAHFAESGHPLLGDQRYGGSVDRHGYPIRRQMLHSWRLSLKHPVSGQPLELEAPIPADMAGLLAELRCSKIQ; this is encoded by the coding sequence ATGCCCCGAACCACCTACCGCTTCACTCCCAACGCCGAAGATGCCGGCATGCGCCTCGACCAGTTCGTCGCCGGCCGCAGTGCCGATCTTTCGCGGACCCTGGTGCGCAAGCTCGTCGACCTGGGTGGGGTGCATATCGGCGGTCGTCGAACCCGCCGCTGTTCCTATCCAGTCCAGGCCGGGGAGATTGTAGAGATCTACGTCGATGGCCTGCCGCTGGAGCCTTACCAGGTAGAGGCAGCGGCAGTCGTCTACCGGGACTCCTATCTGATTGGGGTCGACAAACCGGCCGGGGTCGAGACGCAGCCGACGCCGGCCCGCTTCAAGGGGACGCTCTATGCTGCGCTGCTCGACTATCTGCACGATCCATTTCGTCCGCAGCAGGCGCCTGAACTCGGCATGGTGCAGCGGCTCGACCGGGATACGTCCGGAGTCATGGTCTTCTCCATCCATCCGCGGGCCCATCGCGGGTTGACCGAGGCCTTCGCCGGTCGCCAGGCTCGCAAGCGCTACCTGGCCCTTGTGGCTGGCCGGATGACGGCGCCGGAGGGAGAATTTCGCTCCATGCTGGCCCGCAGTCGGGCGACCAACAAAGTCAAGTCGGTCGAGCGGGGCGGCAAGGAGGCCGTGACCATCTACCGCGTGCTCGAAGAGTTTGCCGCTGCCACGCTGGTCGAAGTGGAGATAGTCACCGGCCGCTCGCACCAGATCCGCGCTCATTTTGCCGAATCCGGTCATCCTCTGCTCGGCGACCAGCGCTATGGTGGCTCCGTCGACCGGCACGGATACCCGATACGGCGGCAGATGCTGCATTCCTGGCGTCTCTCCTTAAAGCATCCGG